A genome region from Sphingobium sp. WTD-1 includes the following:
- a CDS encoding NAD(P)-dependent oxidoreductase, which produces MKIAIIGGSGRAGREISAELARRGHQVTAISRHPENAVQDAGITAVAGDVNDAAALSGLLAGHDAVVSAVMFADTDPASLVGAVRASGVARYLVVGGAGSLEVAPGVKLIDTPEFPEAYKAEAGRGGDFLAYLRGVADLDWTFLSPSALFFVGDRKGDFRLGTDQLLVDGEGNSSISYADYAIALADEIETPKHSRQRFTVGY; this is translated from the coding sequence ATGAAGATCGCGATCATCGGCGGCAGCGGCCGTGCGGGGCGGGAAATCAGCGCGGAACTGGCCCGTCGCGGCCATCAGGTGACGGCGATCTCGCGCCATCCCGAAAATGCCGTGCAGGACGCCGGCATCACCGCCGTCGCCGGCGATGTCAATGATGCGGCCGCGCTCAGCGGGCTGCTCGCCGGCCATGATGCAGTGGTGAGCGCTGTGATGTTCGCCGACACCGATCCGGCGTCGCTGGTCGGCGCGGTGCGCGCGTCTGGCGTGGCCCGCTATCTGGTGGTCGGCGGCGCCGGTAGCCTGGAGGTCGCGCCGGGCGTCAAGCTGATCGACACGCCGGAATTTCCCGAAGCCTATAAGGCGGAAGCCGGCCGGGGCGGCGATTTCCTCGCCTATCTGCGCGGCGTGGCGGATCTCGACTGGACCTTCCTCTCGCCCTCCGCTTTGTTCTTCGTCGGCGATCGCAAGGGGGATTTCCGCCTCGGCACCGACCAGTTGCTGGTCGATGGCGAGGGCAATAGCAGCATCTCCTATGCCGATTATGCCATCGCGCTCGCCGATGAGATCGAAACGCCGAAACATAGCCGCCAGCGCTTCACCGTGGGGTATTGA
- a CDS encoding GNAT family N-acetyltransferase, producing MHPLDRPVWNTLCSGWSDRAEGDERAKRIGPLYGPFGAAADDSEAARHALAALVPDDGELWLVGPDAETPPAGVTVMRTARLAQMIAPTITPAPPADFTWRVLEEADGATMRDLALLTRPGPFHPLTHRLGRFVGVHDADGRLIAMAGERMRMPGFAEVSGVCTHPDARGRGYAGALMRIVMQAMLDRGETPFLHAYASHDRTIALYETLGFQVRALLPMTVISRNH from the coding sequence ATGCACCCGCTCGACCGCCCTGTCTGGAACACACTGTGCAGCGGATGGTCCGATCGGGCCGAGGGAGACGAACGGGCGAAGCGAATCGGCCCGCTTTACGGTCCCTTTGGTGCCGCCGCCGATGACAGCGAAGCGGCCCGACATGCCCTGGCTGCCCTGGTGCCCGATGACGGCGAGCTGTGGCTGGTCGGGCCGGATGCCGAAACGCCGCCTGCGGGCGTCACCGTCATGCGCACCGCCCGACTGGCGCAGATGATCGCACCGACGATCACCCCTGCCCCACCCGCTGATTTTACCTGGCGCGTGCTGGAGGAAGCCGATGGCGCCACGATGCGCGATCTGGCGCTGCTGACCCGGCCGGGGCCGTTCCACCCACTCACCCATCGACTGGGCCGTTTCGTCGGCGTGCATGATGCGGATGGACGATTGATCGCGATGGCAGGCGAGCGGATGCGGATGCCGGGCTTTGCGGAGGTCAGCGGCGTCTGCACCCATCCCGATGCGCGCGGGCGCGGCTATGCCGGGGCGCTGATGCGGATCGTGATGCAGGCGATGCTGGACCGCGGCGAAACGCCCTTCCTCCACGCCTATGCCAGCCATGACCGGACGATCGCGCTCTATGAAACGCTGGGCTTTCAGGTGCGGGCGCTATTGCCGATGACGGTGATTTCAAGGAACCATTGA
- the groL gene encoding chaperonin GroEL (60 kDa chaperone family; promotes refolding of misfolded polypeptides especially under stressful conditions; forms two stacked rings of heptamers to form a barrel-shaped 14mer; ends can be capped by GroES; misfolded proteins enter the barrel where they are refolded when GroES binds), giving the protein MAAKDVKFSRDARERILRGVDILADAVKVTLGPKGRNVVIDKSFGAPRITKDGVSVAKEIELKDKFENMGAQMVREVASKTNDIAGDGTTTATVLAQAIVREGMKSVAAGMNPMDLKRGIDLAVAKVVEDIQSRSKPVAGSAEVAQVGIISANGDKEVGEKIAEAMEKVGKEGVITVEEAKGLDFELDVVEGMQFDRGYLSPYFITNPEKMAVELADPYILIHEKKLSNLQSILPILEAVVQSGRPLLIIAEDIEGEALATLVVNKLRGGLKVAAVKAPGFGDRRKAMLEDIAVLTKGEVISEDLGIKLENVTLGMLGTAKRVTIDKDNTTIVDGAGDADSIKGRTEQIRAQIEVTTSDYDREKLQERLAKLAGGVAVIKVGGATEVEVKERKDRVDDALHATRAAVEEGIVPGGGTALLYATKVLEGVAGANDDQTRGIDIVRKSLTALVRQIAANAGHDGAVVSGKLLDQTDTSFGFNASTDTYENLVAAGVIDPTKVVRTALQNAASVAGLLITTEAAVSELPEDKPAMPAMPGGMGGMGGMDF; this is encoded by the coding sequence ATGGCAGCGAAGGACGTAAAGTTTTCGCGTGACGCTCGTGAGCGCATCCTGCGCGGCGTCGACATCCTGGCCGACGCGGTCAAGGTGACCCTGGGCCCGAAGGGCCGCAACGTCGTCATCGACAAGAGCTTCGGCGCTCCCCGCATCACCAAGGACGGCGTCAGCGTCGCCAAGGAAATCGAACTGAAGGACAAGTTCGAGAATATGGGCGCCCAGATGGTCCGCGAAGTCGCTTCGAAGACCAACGACATCGCCGGTGACGGCACCACCACCGCGACCGTTCTGGCTCAGGCCATCGTGCGCGAAGGCATGAAGTCGGTTGCCGCCGGCATGAACCCGATGGACCTGAAGCGCGGCATCGACCTCGCCGTCGCCAAGGTTGTCGAGGACATCCAGTCGCGTTCGAAGCCGGTTGCCGGTTCGGCCGAAGTGGCCCAGGTCGGCATCATCTCGGCCAATGGCGACAAGGAAGTCGGCGAGAAGATCGCCGAAGCCATGGAAAAGGTCGGCAAGGAAGGCGTCATCACCGTGGAAGAGGCCAAGGGTCTCGACTTCGAGCTGGACGTTGTCGAAGGCATGCAGTTCGACCGCGGCTACCTGTCGCCCTACTTCATCACCAACCCGGAAAAGATGGCTGTCGAGCTGGCTGATCCGTACATCCTGATCCACGAGAAGAAGCTCTCGAATCTGCAGTCGATCCTGCCGATCCTGGAAGCCGTGGTGCAGTCGGGCCGTCCGCTCCTCATCATCGCCGAGGACATTGAAGGCGAAGCGCTGGCGACCCTGGTCGTCAACAAGCTGCGCGGCGGCCTGAAGGTTGCTGCGGTCAAGGCACCGGGCTTCGGCGACCGCCGCAAGGCCATGCTGGAAGACATCGCCGTCCTGACCAAGGGCGAAGTGATCTCGGAAGACCTGGGCATCAAGCTCGAAAACGTCACCCTGGGCATGCTGGGCACCGCCAAGCGCGTCACCATCGACAAGGACAACACCACCATCGTCGATGGCGCCGGTGATGCCGACTCGATCAAGGGCCGTACCGAGCAGATCCGTGCGCAGATCGAAGTCACCACTTCGGACTATGACCGTGAAAAGCTGCAGGAACGCCTGGCCAAGCTGGCTGGCGGCGTTGCCGTCATCAAGGTTGGCGGTGCGACCGAAGTCGAAGTGAAGGAGCGCAAGGATCGCGTCGACGACGCCCTGCACGCGACCCGCGCTGCCGTCGAAGAAGGCATCGTCCCCGGTGGCGGTACCGCGCTGCTCTACGCGACCAAGGTTCTTGAAGGCGTCGCTGGCGCCAATGACGACCAGACCCGCGGCATCGACATCGTCCGCAAGTCGCTGACCGCGCTGGTTCGCCAGATCGCCGCCAACGCCGGCCATGACGGTGCTGTCGTCTCGGGCAAGCTGCTCGACCAGACCGACACCTCGTTCGGCTTCAACGCGTCGACCGACACCTATGAAAACCTGGTTGCCGCTGGCGTCATCGACCCGACCAAGGTCGTGCGCACCGCGCTCCAGAACGCTGCCTCGGTTGCTGGTCTGCTGATCACCACCGAAGCCGCGGTTTCGGAACTGCCCGAAGACAAGCCCGCCATGCCCGCCATGCCGGGTGGCATGGGCGGCATGGGCGGCATGGACTTCTAA
- the yghU gene encoding glutathione-dependent disulfide-bond oxidoreductase, producing MTDSYTPPAVWIWDKDKGGAFANINRPIAGATHDKALPVGPHPLQLYSLGTPNGQKVTILLEELLEAGVTQAEYDAWLIRIGDGDQFGSGFVDVNPNSKIPALMDHSVSPPQRVFESGAILLYLAEKFGKFLPTDPAKRTAALSWLFWQMGSAPILGGGFGHFFAYAPEKYEYPINRYTMEVKRQLDVLDRHLAENDYLAGDEYSIADIAVWPWYAGVLLNRVYGAAEFLDAGSYKNVLRWANQIDARPAVKRGRIVNKTNGPLEDQLHERHDAGDFATKTQDRLEGVA from the coding sequence ATGACCGACAGCTATACCCCGCCCGCCGTGTGGATTTGGGACAAGGATAAGGGCGGCGCCTTTGCCAATATCAACCGGCCGATCGCCGGCGCCACCCATGACAAGGCATTGCCGGTAGGCCCGCATCCGCTCCAGCTCTATTCGCTGGGCACGCCCAATGGGCAGAAGGTGACGATCCTGCTGGAGGAATTGCTGGAGGCGGGCGTCACGCAGGCCGAATATGATGCCTGGCTGATCCGCATCGGCGATGGCGACCAGTTCGGCAGCGGCTTTGTCGACGTCAATCCCAACAGCAAGATCCCCGCGTTGATGGACCATAGCGTGTCGCCGCCGCAGCGCGTGTTCGAATCCGGCGCGATCCTGCTCTATCTGGCCGAGAAGTTCGGCAAGTTCCTGCCGACCGATCCGGCCAAGCGCACCGCGGCGCTGAGCTGGCTGTTCTGGCAGATGGGCAGCGCGCCGATCCTGGGCGGCGGCTTTGGCCATTTCTTCGCCTATGCGCCGGAAAAATATGAATATCCGATCAACCGCTACACGATGGAAGTGAAGCGGCAGCTGGACGTGCTGGACCGGCATCTGGCAGAGAATGACTATCTGGCCGGCGACGAATATTCGATCGCCGATATTGCGGTGTGGCCCTGGTATGCGGGCGTGCTGCTGAACCGGGTCTATGGCGCGGCGGAGTTTCTGGACGCGGGCAGCTACAAGAATGTGCTGCGCTGGGCGAACCAGATCGATGCGCGCCCGGCGGTGAAGCGCGGGCGGATCGTCAACAAGACCAACGGGCCGCTGGAGGATCAACTGCACGAGCGGCATGACGCCGGCGACTTCGCCACGAAGACACAGGACAGACTGGAGGGGGTGGCTTAA
- the groES gene encoding co-chaperone GroES, whose product MAFRPLHDRVLVRRIEAEAKTAGGIIIPDTAKEKPQEGEIVSVGSGSKAEDGKVTPLDVKAGDRVLFGKWSGTEVKVDGEDLLIMKESDILGIVA is encoded by the coding sequence ATGGCATTCCGTCCGTTGCATGACCGCGTTCTCGTTCGCCGCATTGAAGCGGAAGCGAAGACGGCCGGTGGCATCATCATCCCCGACACCGCCAAGGAAAAGCCGCAGGAAGGCGAAATCGTCTCCGTCGGTTCGGGTTCGAAGGCCGAAGACGGCAAGGTCACTCCGCTGGACGTCAAGGCCGGCGATCGCGTGCTGTTCGGCAAGTGGTCGGGCACCGAAGTCAAGGTCGACGGTGAAGACCTGCTCATCATGAAGGAATCGGATATTCTGGGTATTGTCGCCTAA
- a CDS encoding universal stress protein: protein MSCATIVAAVDVNAPDLARAAIAGAADVAGNQGVVHLLYVRYYLPTRYSELLDGSFDENEERDALAAMKTWASEAGLAPDRTHFLTRRGRVRDEVLSEAARLKADLVVIGSHQPSLTSKLLGSNASAIIHQSPVSVLVVRTQAPK from the coding sequence ATGTCCTGTGCCACGATCGTCGCCGCCGTCGATGTCAACGCCCCGGACCTCGCCCGTGCCGCCATTGCCGGCGCGGCCGATGTGGCGGGGAACCAGGGCGTCGTCCATCTGCTCTATGTCCGCTATTATCTGCCGACCCGCTATTCCGAGCTGCTGGACGGCAGTTTCGACGAGAATGAGGAGCGCGATGCGCTGGCGGCGATGAAGACATGGGCGAGCGAGGCCGGGCTGGCGCCCGATCGCACCCATTTCCTGACCCGACGCGGGCGGGTGCGCGACGAGGTTCTGAGCGAGGCGGCGCGGCTGAAGGCCGACCTGGTGGTGATCGGATCGCATCAGCCCTCGCTCACGTCCAAGCTGCTGGGGTCCAATGCGTCGGCGATCATCCACCAGTCGCCGGTCAGCGTGCTGGTGGTACGGACGCAAGCACCCAAATAG
- a CDS encoding helix-turn-helix domain-containing protein, with product MTAPTPLPRTGDVYDPDCPTRHVLDRIGDKWAVLVMLTLKDGPVRFNDLRRRIGAISQKMLSQTLKSLERDGLVSRAAYATVPVTVEYRLTEMAQGLIGILDQITRWAEGHVGAIMDARRAHDAREVEAA from the coding sequence ATGACTGCGCCCACGCCCCTGCCCCGCACTGGCGACGTCTATGATCCCGATTGCCCGACCCGCCATGTGCTGGACCGGATCGGCGACAAATGGGCGGTGCTGGTGATGCTGACGTTGAAGGACGGACCGGTGCGGTTCAACGATCTGCGCCGGCGGATCGGCGCGATCTCGCAGAAGATGCTGTCGCAGACATTGAAGAGCCTGGAGCGGGACGGGCTGGTGAGCCGCGCCGCCTATGCCACGGTGCCGGTGACGGTGGAATATCGGCTGACCGAGATGGCGCAGGGGCTGATCGGCATATTGGACCAGATCACCCGCTGGGCCGAGGGCCATGTCGGCGCGATCATGGATGCGCGCCGGGCGCATGACGCGCGCGAGGTCGAGGCCGCCTAA
- a CDS encoding acyltransferase: MMGQGRTRLQELDALRGIAAFSVLLFHYFNIYPKLFPHGHRLPPLFEHGGYGVLLFFAISGFVIAFSLEGTRSAADFAVKRFARLFPVYWAAMALSIGIVLLLGAGQLLPPAWVIPVNMTMLQGYFYLPAVDGVYWTLGVELAFYCCMLAIWMGRGFARLEWLLLGWLAIKAAIAGWHAMPSRLVMLLVLDYIPFFIIGMLFYRIWSGHRRWGQQAPFFVAALATVAWADSHEYLVAALLVMVIFAAMLRGWLSFLRHRLLLWLGAISYALYLIHHNAGLAIMNQVDRAGLSTWIGFLLATAASLLLASALTYGVERPLARRINRWWRDRTVSQGQRATQAG, translated from the coding sequence ATGATGGGGCAGGGTCGGACGCGATTGCAGGAACTGGACGCGTTGCGCGGCATCGCGGCCTTTTCCGTGCTGCTCTTCCATTATTTCAACATCTATCCCAAGCTCTTCCCGCACGGCCATCGCCTGCCGCCCTTGTTCGAACATGGCGGCTATGGCGTGCTGCTCTTCTTTGCGATTTCCGGCTTCGTCATCGCCTTCTCGCTGGAAGGGACGCGCAGCGCCGCCGATTTTGCGGTCAAGCGCTTCGCCCGGCTTTTCCCGGTCTATTGGGCGGCGATGGCGCTTTCGATCGGCATCGTCCTGCTGCTCGGCGCCGGCCAGTTGCTGCCGCCCGCCTGGGTGATCCCGGTCAACATGACGATGCTGCAGGGCTATTTCTATCTGCCCGCGGTCGACGGCGTCTACTGGACGCTGGGGGTCGAACTCGCCTTCTATTGCTGCATGCTGGCGATCTGGATGGGGCGCGGCTTTGCCCGGCTCGAATGGCTGCTGCTCGGCTGGCTGGCGATCAAGGCCGCGATCGCCGGCTGGCACGCCATGCCCAGCCGCCTCGTCATGCTGCTGGTGCTCGACTATATCCCCTTCTTCATCATCGGCATGCTCTTCTACCGCATCTGGTCGGGCCATCGCCGCTGGGGCCAGCAGGCGCCCTTCTTCGTGGCGGCGCTGGCGACGGTCGCCTGGGCCGATAGCCACGAATATCTGGTCGCGGCGCTGCTGGTGATGGTGATCTTCGCCGCGATGCTGCGCGGCTGGCTGTCCTTCCTGCGCCATCGGCTGCTGCTCTGGCTGGGGGCGATCAGCTACGCGCTCTACCTCATCCACCATAATGCCGGGCTGGCGATCATGAACCAGGTCGACCGCGCCGGCCTGTCGACCTGGATCGGATTCCTTCTGGCGACCGCTGCTTCGCTGCTGCTGGCGAGCGCGCTCACCTATGGCGTCGAGCGTCCCCTCGCCCGCCGCATCAACCGCTGGTGGCGTGACCGCACCGTGTCGCAGGGGCAGCGCGCCACCCAGGCCGGTTAG
- a CDS encoding EAL domain-containing protein, whose product MSRLVRHLCAVLRARFAPRTQQNAEVQDSLVKALYASPASLLSGAISGGSLSIVIAWQAHVLTMHIIAALVLIVGISRSISAVYFQRALAHQDGPARPIWGVAYEMGAWIYAALLGLQSLATLTISQDATLHVLAVGMVASYAGGISGRNAGRVHVAVGQTCFTMLPTSIGLLIAGGVGYVVLGVLCFLMIFAMAEITKTTHRIVLEAMQGKQEKSNLAIKFERLARYDSLTGVENRMAMQMRLRDLFDNRISDADQTAVLWMDLDRFKEINDTLGHIVGDQLLCQVAERLTRALDRRGHVARFGGDEFVLICPGVSRIQAEVIAGDITRILAGDFEVGGHHLSISASMGIAVAPEDGADGDELLQHADLALYKAKHAGRNRHAQFDWTMKERQNRTYELETGLRSALANGELQLHYQPIFDTETGRITICEALMRWQHPELGWISPAEFIPIAESSALIEPMTNWALAQACRDAMGWDEDIRVAVNISPALIKTDGLPRAVISALLQSGLKARRLELEVTESIFLEDDRRTHLILSELRRIGLRLALDDFGTGYSSLGALRTHEFDTIKVDQSFMRGVGENPRDRAIAQSVAYLARALEVETVAEGIETEEQLRYARETGFTNVQGFVLSRPVPIGELQALLNRNRADVHDMAALIRQRRLA is encoded by the coding sequence GTGTCACGCCTCGTCCGCCATCTGTGCGCAGTCCTGCGCGCGCGCTTTGCGCCCCGTACCCAGCAGAATGCTGAGGTGCAGGACAGCCTCGTCAAAGCGCTTTATGCCTCCCCGGCATCGCTGCTTTCTGGCGCGATTTCAGGAGGTTCGCTCAGTATCGTGATCGCCTGGCAGGCCCATGTCCTGACCATGCACATCATCGCCGCGCTGGTCCTGATCGTGGGAATCAGTCGCTCCATTTCGGCCGTCTATTTCCAGCGCGCGCTGGCGCATCAGGATGGTCCGGCGCGTCCGATCTGGGGTGTCGCCTATGAAATGGGCGCCTGGATCTATGCCGCGCTGCTCGGGCTTCAGTCGCTCGCGACGCTGACGATCAGCCAGGATGCGACCCTGCATGTGCTGGCCGTCGGCATGGTCGCCTCCTATGCGGGCGGCATTTCCGGCCGCAATGCCGGCCGGGTCCATGTCGCGGTCGGCCAGACCTGCTTCACCATGCTGCCGACCTCCATCGGCCTGCTGATCGCCGGCGGCGTCGGCTATGTCGTTCTCGGTGTCCTGTGCTTCCTGATGATCTTCGCCATGGCGGAAATCACCAAGACCACCCACCGCATCGTGCTGGAAGCGATGCAGGGCAAGCAGGAGAAGAGCAACCTTGCGATCAAGTTCGAGCGGCTGGCCCGCTATGACAGCCTGACCGGGGTGGAAAACCGCATGGCGATGCAGATGCGGCTGCGCGACCTGTTCGACAATCGCATTTCCGATGCGGATCAGACCGCCGTCCTGTGGATGGACCTCGACCGGTTCAAGGAAATCAACGACACGCTGGGCCATATCGTCGGCGACCAGCTTCTGTGCCAGGTGGCCGAACGGCTGACCCGTGCGCTCGACCGGCGCGGCCATGTCGCGCGCTTCGGCGGCGACGAGTTCGTGCTGATCTGCCCCGGCGTCAGCCGCATCCAGGCCGAAGTGATTGCGGGCGACATCACCCGCATTCTGGCCGGCGATTTCGAGGTTGGCGGCCATCATCTGAGTATTTCCGCCTCGATGGGCATCGCCGTTGCGCCGGAAGATGGCGCCGATGGCGACGAACTGCTGCAGCATGCCGATCTGGCGCTCTACAAGGCCAAGCATGCCGGCCGAAACCGCCATGCCCAGTTCGACTGGACCATGAAGGAGCGGCAGAACCGCACCTATGAACTGGAGACCGGGCTGCGCAGCGCGCTCGCCAATGGCGAGCTGCAACTTCATTATCAGCCGATCTTCGATACCGAGACTGGCCGGATCACCATCTGCGAGGCGCTGATGCGCTGGCAGCATCCCGAACTGGGCTGGATTTCCCCGGCCGAGTTCATCCCGATCGCCGAAAGCTCGGCCCTGATCGAGCCGATGACCAACTGGGCGCTGGCCCAGGCGTGCCGCGACGCGATGGGCTGGGACGAGGATATTCGGGTCGCGGTCAACATTTCGCCCGCACTCATCAAGACCGATGGCCTGCCGCGCGCGGTCATTTCCGCGCTGCTCCAGTCGGGGCTCAAGGCGCGCCGGCTGGAGCTGGAAGTCACCGAATCCATCTTCTTGGAAGATGACCGCCGCACCCATCTGATCCTGAGCGAATTGCGCCGTATCGGCTTGCGCCTGGCGCTCGACGATTTCGGCACCGGCTATTCCTCGCTGGGCGCCTTGCGCACCCATGAGTTCGACACGATCAAGGTCGATCAGAGCTTCATGCGCGGCGTCGGCGAAAATCCCCGCGACCGGGCGATCGCCCAATCCGTCGCCTATCTCGCCCGCGCGCTGGAGGTGGAGACGGTGGCCGAGGGGATCGAGACCGAGGAGCAGTTGCGCTACGCCCGCGAAACCGGCTTCACCAACGTCCAGGGCTTCGTCCTCAGCCGGCCGGTCCCGATCGGCGAGTTGCAGGCCCTGCTCAACCGCAACAGGGCCGATGTTCATGACATGGCGGCGCTGATCCGCCAGCGCCGCCTGGCCTGA